One Cucurbita pepo subsp. pepo cultivar mu-cu-16 chromosome LG09, ASM280686v2, whole genome shotgun sequence DNA window includes the following coding sequences:
- the LOC111802644 gene encoding putative pentatricopeptide repeat-containing protein At1g68930 isoform X1: MVDSPKEFGSFLFWGVFLEGNMSCSSNHYAAVLKFCCEARNQAHVKKLHCRIIRTVPNPETFLFNNLVNTYGKLGNLKNARNVFDQIPHPNLFSWNTLLSAYSKLGHLHEMQEVFNRMPTHDVVSWNSLLSGYAGSNFVSESVRVYNMMLEEGSVNLNRITFSTMLILSSNRGFVELGRQIHGQIFKFGYQSYQFVGSPLVDMYSKTGCINDAKRIFEEMPEKNTVVYNTMITGLLRCGFIIEADQLFHKMPEKDSISWTTIITGLTQNGLFKEAIHKFGEMRTEGLGMDQFTFGSVLTACGGVLALGEGKQIHAYIIRTDYQDNIFVGSALVDMYCKCRNVKYAEAVFRKMRHKNVISWTAMLVGYGQNGYSEEAVRIFRDMQRNDIHPDDFTLGSVISSCANLASLEEGAQFHAQALATGLIGFLTVSNAFVTLYGKCGSIKYAHQLFHEMKIRDEVSWTALISGYAQFGKANETISLFETMLAHGLVPDGITFIGVLSACSRAGLVEKGYHYFECMVKEHGITPIPDHYTCMIDLLSRAGRLEEAKNFINQMPFSPDAIGWATLLSSCRLNGNLEIGKWAAESLYELEPQNPASYVLLSSIYAAKGKWDDVAKLRKGMREKGVKKEPGYSWIKYKNKVHIFSADDRSSPFSDQIYAKLESLYQKMIDEGYVPNMSFVLHDVEKSEKINMLNHHSEKLAIAFGLIFIPDGLQIRVVKNLRVCGDCHNATKYISKITQREILVRDAVRFHLFKDGVCSCGDFW, encoded by the exons ATGGTCGACAGTCCAAAGGAATTCGG ttcttttcttttttgggggGTTTTTTTAGAAGGGAATATGTCCTGTTCATCAAATCACTACGCTGCTGTGCTTAAGTTTTGCTGCGAAGCTCGGAATCAGGCTCATGTTAAGAAGCTTCACTGCCGCATCATCAGGACTGTACCTAATCCAGAAACCTTTCTGTTTAATAATCTCGTCAATACCTACGGGAAACTTGGCAACTTGAAGAATGCACGGAATGTGTTCGATCAAATTCCTCACCCAAACCTTTTTTCATGGAACACGCTGCTTTCGGCGTACTCAAAATTGGGTCACCTCCACGAGATGCAAGAGGTCTTCAATCGCATGCCGACGCATGATGTGGTCTCTTGGAACTCGCTTCTCTCGGGGTATGCGGGTAGTAATTTTGTTTCCGAATCGGTTAGAGTTTATAACATGATGTTAGAGGAAGGGTCGGTGAACTTGAATAGGATTACATTCTCTACTATGCTAATACTCTCGTCTAATCGAGGATTTGTTGAATTGGGTCGGCAGATTCATGggcaaatttttaaatttggttatCAATCGTATCAGTTTGTTGGCAGTCCTTTGGTAGATATGTACTCGAAAACGGGATGCATCAATGATGCAAAACGGATTTTTGAAGAGATGCCTGAGAAGAATACAGTTGTGTACAATACTATGATCACTGGTCTTTTGCGGTGTGGATTTATCATCGAAGCTGATCAATTGTTTCACAAAATGCCAGAAAAAGATTCTATTTCATGGACAACAATCATAACTGGACTAACCCAAAATGGTTTGTTCAAAGAAGCAATCCACAAGTTTGGAGAAATGAGAACAGAAGGTTTGGGCATGGATCAGTTCACTTTTGGGAGTGTGTTGACTGCTTGTGGCGGTGTTCTGGCACTAGGTGAAGGTAAGCAAATTCACGCCTATATTATTAGGACTGATTATCAAGATAACATCTTCGTAGGAAGTGCTCTAGTTGATATGTATTGCAAGTGTCGGAATGTAAAATATGCGGAAGCAGTGTTTAGAAAAATGAGGCACAAGAATGTAATATCATGGACAGCAATGCTGGTTGGTTATGGCCAGAATGGTTACAGTGAAGAAGCTGTTAGGATTTTTCGTGATATGCAGAGAAATGATATTCATCCTGATGATTTTACACTAGGGAGTGTAATTAGCTCATGTGCAAACCTCGCAAGCCTAGAAGAGGGAGCCCAGTTTCATGCCCAAGCTTTAGCTACTGGTTTAATTGGTTTTCTTACGGTTTCAAATGCTTTTGTCACTCTATATGGTAAATGTGGAAGCATAAAATATGCCCACCAGTTGTTTCATGAAATGAAAATCAGGGATGAAGTTTCTTGGACAGCTTTAATCTCAGGTTATGCACAATTTGGAAAAGCCAATGAAACAATATCTTTGTTCGAAACAATGTTGGCCCATGGTTTGGTACCTGATGGAATTACTTTCATTGGAGTTCTATCAGCTTGTAGTAGAGCAGGTTTAGTGGAGAAAGGttatcattattttgaatGTATGGTAAAAGAACATGGAATTACGCCAATCCCTGATCACTATACATGCATGATTGATCTTCTTAGCCGAGCTGGGAGATTAGAAGAAGcaaaaaactttattaatcAGATGCCTTTCAGTCCTGATGCTATCGGTTGGGCAACATTGCTGAGTTCTTGTAGACTTAATGGGAATTTGGAAATTGGAAAATGGGCTGCTGAGTCTCTTTATGAACTAGAGCCACAGAACCCTGCTAGCTATGTTTTATTATCAAGCATTTATGCTGCAAAAGGAAAATGGGATGATGTAGCAAAATTGAGGAAAGGAATGAGAGAAAAGGGCGTAAAAAAGGAACCAGGATACAGTTGgatcaaatataaaaacaaagtgCATATTTTCTCCGCAGATGACAGGTCGAGTCCATTTTCAGATCAGATATATGCCAAGTTGGAAAGTTTGTACCAAAAAATGATTGATGAAGGGTATGTGCCCAATATGAGTTTTGTTCTCCATGATGTTGAGAAGTCGGAGAAGATTAATATGCTTAATCATCATAGTGAAAAACTTGCTATTGCCTTTGGTTTGATATTTATACCTGATGGCCTTCAAATACGAGTTGTAAAAAATCTCAGGGTCTGTGGAGATTGCCACAATGCCACGAAGTACATTTCTAAGATCACCCAGAGAGAGATACTTGTAAGGGATGCAGTCCGTTTCCATTTGTTCAAGGATGGAGTGTGTTCATGTGGGGATTTCTGGTAG
- the LOC111802644 gene encoding putative pentatricopeptide repeat-containing protein At1g68930 isoform X2, translating into MSCSSNHYAAVLKFCCEARNQAHVKKLHCRIIRTVPNPETFLFNNLVNTYGKLGNLKNARNVFDQIPHPNLFSWNTLLSAYSKLGHLHEMQEVFNRMPTHDVVSWNSLLSGYAGSNFVSESVRVYNMMLEEGSVNLNRITFSTMLILSSNRGFVELGRQIHGQIFKFGYQSYQFVGSPLVDMYSKTGCINDAKRIFEEMPEKNTVVYNTMITGLLRCGFIIEADQLFHKMPEKDSISWTTIITGLTQNGLFKEAIHKFGEMRTEGLGMDQFTFGSVLTACGGVLALGEGKQIHAYIIRTDYQDNIFVGSALVDMYCKCRNVKYAEAVFRKMRHKNVISWTAMLVGYGQNGYSEEAVRIFRDMQRNDIHPDDFTLGSVISSCANLASLEEGAQFHAQALATGLIGFLTVSNAFVTLYGKCGSIKYAHQLFHEMKIRDEVSWTALISGYAQFGKANETISLFETMLAHGLVPDGITFIGVLSACSRAGLVEKGYHYFECMVKEHGITPIPDHYTCMIDLLSRAGRLEEAKNFINQMPFSPDAIGWATLLSSCRLNGNLEIGKWAAESLYELEPQNPASYVLLSSIYAAKGKWDDVAKLRKGMREKGVKKEPGYSWIKYKNKVHIFSADDRSSPFSDQIYAKLESLYQKMIDEGYVPNMSFVLHDVEKSEKINMLNHHSEKLAIAFGLIFIPDGLQIRVVKNLRVCGDCHNATKYISKITQREILVRDAVRFHLFKDGVCSCGDFW; encoded by the coding sequence ATGTCCTGTTCATCAAATCACTACGCTGCTGTGCTTAAGTTTTGCTGCGAAGCTCGGAATCAGGCTCATGTTAAGAAGCTTCACTGCCGCATCATCAGGACTGTACCTAATCCAGAAACCTTTCTGTTTAATAATCTCGTCAATACCTACGGGAAACTTGGCAACTTGAAGAATGCACGGAATGTGTTCGATCAAATTCCTCACCCAAACCTTTTTTCATGGAACACGCTGCTTTCGGCGTACTCAAAATTGGGTCACCTCCACGAGATGCAAGAGGTCTTCAATCGCATGCCGACGCATGATGTGGTCTCTTGGAACTCGCTTCTCTCGGGGTATGCGGGTAGTAATTTTGTTTCCGAATCGGTTAGAGTTTATAACATGATGTTAGAGGAAGGGTCGGTGAACTTGAATAGGATTACATTCTCTACTATGCTAATACTCTCGTCTAATCGAGGATTTGTTGAATTGGGTCGGCAGATTCATGggcaaatttttaaatttggttatCAATCGTATCAGTTTGTTGGCAGTCCTTTGGTAGATATGTACTCGAAAACGGGATGCATCAATGATGCAAAACGGATTTTTGAAGAGATGCCTGAGAAGAATACAGTTGTGTACAATACTATGATCACTGGTCTTTTGCGGTGTGGATTTATCATCGAAGCTGATCAATTGTTTCACAAAATGCCAGAAAAAGATTCTATTTCATGGACAACAATCATAACTGGACTAACCCAAAATGGTTTGTTCAAAGAAGCAATCCACAAGTTTGGAGAAATGAGAACAGAAGGTTTGGGCATGGATCAGTTCACTTTTGGGAGTGTGTTGACTGCTTGTGGCGGTGTTCTGGCACTAGGTGAAGGTAAGCAAATTCACGCCTATATTATTAGGACTGATTATCAAGATAACATCTTCGTAGGAAGTGCTCTAGTTGATATGTATTGCAAGTGTCGGAATGTAAAATATGCGGAAGCAGTGTTTAGAAAAATGAGGCACAAGAATGTAATATCATGGACAGCAATGCTGGTTGGTTATGGCCAGAATGGTTACAGTGAAGAAGCTGTTAGGATTTTTCGTGATATGCAGAGAAATGATATTCATCCTGATGATTTTACACTAGGGAGTGTAATTAGCTCATGTGCAAACCTCGCAAGCCTAGAAGAGGGAGCCCAGTTTCATGCCCAAGCTTTAGCTACTGGTTTAATTGGTTTTCTTACGGTTTCAAATGCTTTTGTCACTCTATATGGTAAATGTGGAAGCATAAAATATGCCCACCAGTTGTTTCATGAAATGAAAATCAGGGATGAAGTTTCTTGGACAGCTTTAATCTCAGGTTATGCACAATTTGGAAAAGCCAATGAAACAATATCTTTGTTCGAAACAATGTTGGCCCATGGTTTGGTACCTGATGGAATTACTTTCATTGGAGTTCTATCAGCTTGTAGTAGAGCAGGTTTAGTGGAGAAAGGttatcattattttgaatGTATGGTAAAAGAACATGGAATTACGCCAATCCCTGATCACTATACATGCATGATTGATCTTCTTAGCCGAGCTGGGAGATTAGAAGAAGcaaaaaactttattaatcAGATGCCTTTCAGTCCTGATGCTATCGGTTGGGCAACATTGCTGAGTTCTTGTAGACTTAATGGGAATTTGGAAATTGGAAAATGGGCTGCTGAGTCTCTTTATGAACTAGAGCCACAGAACCCTGCTAGCTATGTTTTATTATCAAGCATTTATGCTGCAAAAGGAAAATGGGATGATGTAGCAAAATTGAGGAAAGGAATGAGAGAAAAGGGCGTAAAAAAGGAACCAGGATACAGTTGgatcaaatataaaaacaaagtgCATATTTTCTCCGCAGATGACAGGTCGAGTCCATTTTCAGATCAGATATATGCCAAGTTGGAAAGTTTGTACCAAAAAATGATTGATGAAGGGTATGTGCCCAATATGAGTTTTGTTCTCCATGATGTTGAGAAGTCGGAGAAGATTAATATGCTTAATCATCATAGTGAAAAACTTGCTATTGCCTTTGGTTTGATATTTATACCTGATGGCCTTCAAATACGAGTTGTAAAAAATCTCAGGGTCTGTGGAGATTGCCACAATGCCACGAAGTACATTTCTAAGATCACCCAGAGAGAGATACTTGTAAGGGATGCAGTCCGTTTCCATTTGTTCAAGGATGGAGTGTGTTCATGTGGGGATTTCTGGTAG